In one Vulgatibacter incomptus genomic region, the following are encoded:
- a CDS encoding 2Fe-2S iron-sulfur cluster-binding protein: MSDEKKPVQMVNVTVDGKATSVPAGTNLIEAAKTVGVEIPHYCYHAGLSIAANCRMCMVEVSNAPPGKLVPGCQIPVAEGQKITTDSPRVKDQQRAVQEFLLLHHPVDCAICDQAGECRLQDYYQEYDFKPSRLDSAKWLKNKRKDLGPLIVLDQERCIMCTRCVRFMAEVAEEPVLGVFGRGTREVIDTFPGKVLDSNYSGNVVDLCPVGALLNKDNRFRARSYFLTATPSLCSGCSRGCNTFLDHFQGVPYRYRPRENQDVNQFWMCDTGRLSYHGLYENRVHEASVGGKVRPAGEALDAAARQLGELAGSKQLTVVVSPVLSLEDALAVMLLAKEGLKVSEVFVSGRANDAGDDFLLREDRNPNRKGVELAAAAFGLALRSFADLTKTRPQGVLLAGVDVPADEASVASWLAGAKTVVALAANDTPVAKAAGVVLPLATHAEGDGTFVSFEGRAQRFLPAIPAVGASRAAWHWAAALLGELGFSHRFASAGEAFAELSKRLPAGALGDFDWTKVPRTMTKGVTPLTGGTVDGRPPGWRELIPLRTPAGTSAA; encoded by the coding sequence GTGAGCGACGAGAAGAAGCCCGTCCAGATGGTGAACGTCACCGTCGACGGCAAGGCCACCAGCGTCCCGGCCGGCACGAACCTCATCGAGGCGGCGAAGACCGTCGGCGTCGAGATCCCGCACTACTGCTACCACGCGGGCCTCTCCATCGCCGCGAACTGCCGCATGTGCATGGTCGAGGTGTCGAACGCGCCTCCGGGCAAGCTCGTCCCCGGCTGCCAGATCCCGGTGGCCGAGGGGCAGAAGATCACCACCGACTCGCCGCGGGTGAAGGATCAGCAGCGGGCGGTGCAGGAGTTCCTCCTCCTCCACCACCCGGTGGACTGCGCCATCTGCGACCAGGCCGGCGAGTGCCGTCTCCAGGACTACTACCAGGAGTACGACTTCAAGCCCTCGCGCCTCGACAGCGCCAAGTGGCTCAAGAACAAGAGGAAGGACCTCGGTCCCCTCATCGTCCTCGACCAGGAGCGGTGCATCATGTGCACCCGCTGCGTGCGCTTCATGGCCGAGGTGGCCGAGGAGCCCGTGCTCGGCGTGTTCGGCCGCGGCACCCGCGAGGTGATCGACACCTTCCCGGGCAAGGTCCTGGACAGCAACTACTCGGGCAACGTGGTCGACCTCTGCCCCGTGGGAGCGCTCCTCAACAAGGACAACCGCTTCCGCGCCCGCTCGTACTTCCTCACGGCGACTCCGTCCCTCTGCTCGGGCTGCTCCCGCGGCTGCAACACCTTCCTGGATCACTTCCAGGGGGTGCCGTACCGCTACCGCCCGCGCGAGAACCAGGACGTCAACCAGTTCTGGATGTGCGATACCGGCCGGCTGAGCTACCACGGCCTCTACGAGAACCGGGTCCACGAGGCCTCGGTCGGCGGCAAGGTCCGTCCGGCTGGCGAGGCGCTCGACGCTGCCGCCCGGCAGCTGGGGGAGCTCGCCGGCTCGAAGCAGCTCACGGTCGTGGTCTCGCCCGTGCTCTCCCTCGAGGACGCGCTGGCCGTGATGCTCCTCGCCAAGGAGGGGCTCAAGGTCTCCGAGGTCTTCGTCTCGGGCCGCGCGAACGACGCTGGCGACGACTTCCTCCTCCGCGAGGATCGCAACCCGAACCGCAAGGGTGTCGAGCTGGCCGCCGCCGCCTTCGGCCTCGCGCTCCGCTCCTTCGCCGACCTCACGAAGACCAGGCCCCAGGGCGTGCTCCTCGCCGGCGTGGACGTCCCCGCCGACGAGGCCTCCGTCGCCTCGTGGCTCGCCGGTGCCAAGACGGTGGTGGCCCTCGCCGCCAACGACACCCCGGTGGCCAAGGCCGCCGGCGTGGTCCTTCCGCTCGCCACCCACGCGGAAGGGGACGGCACCTTCGTGAGCTTCGAGGGACGCGCCCAGCGCTTCCTCCCCGCGATCCCCGCCGTGGGCGCCTCGCGGGCGGCCTGGCATTGGGCCGCTGCGCTCCTCGGCGAGCTCGGCTTCTCGCATCGCTTCGCCTCCGCCGGCGAGGCCTTCGCGGAGCTCTCCAAGAGGCTCCCCGCTGGCGCTCTCGGCGACTTCGATTGGACCAAGGTTCCCCGCACGATGACCAAGGGCGTGACCCCGCTCACCGGCGGCACCGTCGACGGCCGCCCGCCGGGATGGCGGGAGCTCATTCCGCTTCGCACCCCCGCCGGCACGTCGGCTGCCTAG